A stretch of the Medicago truncatula cultivar Jemalong A17 chromosome 5, MtrunA17r5.0-ANR, whole genome shotgun sequence genome encodes the following:
- the LOC11425834 gene encoding switch-associated protein 70, producing MASPRAVENTENSLEKIKRQLASASGRNLLQGPLLKRSETLRKWNERWVILDPTTGKMEYKLRRNEPTVKGTILFDANSTITVSPVNFNGLPKYDGCCIYIGTPQKKDYFLCAETPGAARAWVSTLHATQLVLKAHKEAVNSLSGNGSTKLGTVATVVAAANSTASECSKEIEAAMQISLRNALGMMPNRTTDGPMDDLTIMKETLRVKDEELQNLARDLRARDSTITEIADKLSETAEAAEAAASAAYTMDEQRRIVCAEIERLRKDSEKQQQVYAQKLKEYKEKITCLSKEREQLTDQRDAAIKEANMWRTELGKAREHDVILEATVVRAEEKVRVAEANAEARIKESVQRESVATKEKQELLAYVNMLKAQLQRQHIDATQVVEKTESCSDTKHVDPTEENVDKACLSVSRANPIPAENVVHMATDQVNNIQPVGDNEWSDIQATEARISDVREVATPETDGSSLDIPVVSQPGINHHHEQGSNSFNQP from the exons CTGAGGAAATGGAACGAACGTTGGGTGATCTTGGATCCAACAACTGGGAAAATGGAATACAA gTTAAGAAGAAATGAGCCAACTGTTAAGGGAACTATTCTATTTGATGCAAATAGCACCATTACTGTATCTCCTGTGAATTTCAA TGGGCTACCGAAGTATGACGGATGCTGCATTT ATATCGGGACACCACAGAAAAAGGATTACTTCCTATGCGCAGAGACTCCTGGTGCAGCTCGAGCATGGGTGTCAACGTTGCA TGCCACTCAGTTGGTTCTAAAAGCTCATAAAGAAGCTGTGAATTCCTTAAGTGGGAATGGTTCTACAAAATTAGGAACTGTTGCAACTGTTGTTGCTGCAGCCAACTCCACAGCCTCGGAATGTTCTAAAGAAATTGAAGCGGCAATGCAGATTTCTTTGCGAAATGCTCTTGGAATGATGCCAAATAGGACTACTGATGGTCCTATGGATGATTTAACAATCATGAAG GAAACACTAAGAGTTAAGGATGAGGAGCTACAGAATTTGGCTCGAGACCTTCGCGCACGTGATTCAACTATAACAGAAATAGCGGATAAATTATCTGAGACTGCCGAAGCCGCTGAGGCAGCAGCATCTGCTGCTTATACTATGGATGAGCAACGGAGAATTGTTTGTGCAGAAATTGAGCGTTTGAGAAAAGATTCTGAGAAGCAGCAGCAGGTGTATGCACAGAAG CTAAAGGAgtacaaagaaaaaattacaTGCTTAAGCAAAGAAAGAGAGCAATTAACCGATCAGAGAGATGCTGCTATTAAGGAGGCAAATATGTGGCGTACTGAACTTGGAAAAGCTAGAGAGCATGATGTGATCTTAGAAGCAACTGTAGTAAGAGCGGAAGAGAAGGTCAGGGTTGCTGAGGccaatgctgaagctaggataaAGGAATCTGTACAGAGAGAATCAGTGGCAACAAAAGAGAAGCAGGAACTTCTTGCATATGTTAACATGCTAAAAGCACAACTTCAAAG GCAACACATTGATGCAACTCAAGTTGTGGAGAAGACAGAGTCATGCTCAGATACAAAGCATGTTGATCCCACTGAAGAAAATGTGGATAAAGCATGCCTAAGTGTTTCTAGAGCAAACCCTATCCCTGCAGAGAATGTAGTTCACATGGCAACAGACCAGGTAAACAACATTCAGCCAGTTGGGGACAATGAATGGAGTGATATTCAGGCGACGGAGGCAAGGATATCCGATGTAAGGGAAGTAGCAACGCCAGAAACTGATGGAAGCAGCTTGGATATTCCAGTGGTTAGCCAGCCAGGTATCAATCATCACCACGAACAAGGATCAAACTCTTTCAATCAGCCCTGA